The Procambarus clarkii isolate CNS0578487 chromosome 37, FALCON_Pclarkii_2.0, whole genome shotgun sequence genome window below encodes:
- the LOC138371842 gene encoding histidine-rich protein PFHRP-II-like, whose protein sequence is MLASETVSYRRPGRGDAKPRKHLKQEDAHKQEDAHKQEDAHKQEDAHKQEDAHKQEDAHKQEDAHKQEDAHKQEDAHKQEDAHKQEDAHKQEDAHKQEDAHKQEDAHKQEDAHKQEDAHKQEDAHKQEDAHKQEDAHKQEDAHKQEDAHKQEDAHKQEDAHKQEDAHKQEDAHKQEDAHKQEDAHKQEDAHKQEDAHKQEDAHKQEDAHKQEDAHKQDAHKQQDAHKQEDAHKQEDAHKQEDAHKQEDAHKQEDAHKQEDAHKQEDAHKQEDAHKQEDAHKQEDAHKQEDAHKQEDAHKQEDTHKQEDAHKQENAHKQEDAHKQEDAHKQEDAHKQEDAHKQEDAHKQEDAHKQEDAHKQEDAHKQEDAHKQEDAHKQEDAHKQEDAHKQEDAHKQENAHKQEGAHKQQDAHKQQDAHKQQDAHKQQDAHKQEDAHKQEDAHKQQDAHKQQDAHKQQDAHKQQDAHKQQDAHKQQDAHKQQDAHKQTRCPQTRCPQTTRCPQTTRCPQTTRCPQTTRCPQARSPTKQGDIGVTFGQ, encoded by the exons ATGCTGGCTAGTGAGACCGTCTCTTacaggagaccgggccgcggggacgctaagccccggaagcacctcaag CAAGAAGATGCCCACAAGCAAGAAGATGCCCACAAGCAAGAAGATGCCCACAAGCAAGAAGATGCCCATAAACAAGAAGATGCCCACAAGCAAGAAGATGCCCACAAGCAAGAAGATGCCCACAAGCAAGAAGATGCCCACAAGCAAGAAGATGCCCACAAGCAAGAAGATGCCCATAAACAAGAAGATGCCCACAAGCAAGAAGATGCCCACAAGCAAGAAGATGCCCACAAGCAAGAAGATGCCCATAAACAAGAAGATGCCCACAAGCAAGAAGATGCCCACAAGCAAGAAGATGCCCACAAGCAAGAAGATGCCCACAAGCAAGAAGATGCCCATAAACAAGAAGATGCCCACAAGCAAGAAGATGCCCACAAGCAAGAAGATGCCCACAAGCAAGAAGATGCCCACAAGCAAGAAGATGCCCACAAGCAAGAAGATGCCCATAAACAAGAAGATGCCCACAAGCAAGAAGATGCCCACAAGCAAGAAGATGCCCACAAGCAAGAAGATGCCCATAAACAAGAAGATGCCCACAAGCAAGAAGATGCCCACAAGCAAGAAGATGCCCACAAGCAAGATGCCCACAAACAACAAGATGCCCACAAGCAAGAAGATGCCCACAAGCAAGAAGATGCCCACAAGCAAGAAGATGCCCACAAGCAAGAAGATGCCCACAAGCAAGAAGATGCCCACAAGCAAGAAGATGCCCACAAGCAAGAAGATGCCCATAAACAAGAAGATGCCCACAAGCAAGAAGATGCCCACAAGCAAGAAGATGCCCACAAGCAAGAAGATGCCCACAAGCAAGAAGATGCCCACAAGCAAGAAGATACCCATAAACAAGAAGATGCCCACAAGCAAGAAAATGCCCACAAGCAAGAAGATGCCCACAAGCAAGAAGATGCCCACAAGCAAGAAGATGCCCATAAACAAGAAGATGCCCACAAGCAAGAAGATGCCCACAAGCAAGAAGATGCCCACAAGCAAGAAGATGCCCACAAGCAAGAAGATGCCCACAAGCAAGAAGATGCCCACAAGCAAGAAGATGCCCATAAACAAGAAGATGCCCACAAGCAAGAAGATGCCCACAAGCAAGAAGATGCCCACAAGCAAGAAAATGCCCACAAGCAAGAAGGTGCCCACAAACAACAAGATGCCCACAAACAACAAGATGCCCACAAACAACAAGATGCCCACAAACAACAAGATGCCCACAAACAAGAAGATGCCCACAAACAAGAAGATGCCCACAAACAACAAGATGCCCACAAACAACAAGATGCCCACAAACAACAAGATGCCCACAAACAACAAGATGCCCACAAACAACAAGATGCCCACAAACAACAAGATGCCCACAAACAACAAGATGCCCACAAACAAACAAGATGCCCACAAACAAGATGCCCACAAACAACAAGATGCCCACAAACAACAAGATGCCCACAAACAACAAGATGCCCACAAACAACAAGATGCCCACAAGCAAGAAGTCCCACTAAACAAGGAGACATAGGTGTCACCTTTGGTCAGTGA